The region ACGATCAAAACCACGGTGAATCTCTGCAAACCCATCCCACCCGTTCAACATCTAAAGCTTTCTATTGAGTATATCAAAGTGTGCCGTTTCAAATCGAGCCTGTCGAGCTGAATGGTCAAAAGCTGTAATTTTTCAGAACGTAGCTCACCACGGCGGTGAGCGATGCCATGAGTAAGACTATGGGGATGGTTTTTGAAAACACACGTTTTTCTTCACCGATTCTGTCTATCGACGCTGCGGCGTTTTGAAGTTTTGAAGGGGATATGGCCGAAGCAAGACCGCTACCGAAAGCCATGGCGGCGGGCATGAGGATCGGTGAGAGGTTCAAAAGCTTCGAAGTTTCCGATGTGTAGTTCGCAAACATCGCCGTGGCGGAAGTCTGAGTGCCCGTCACGAAACCTCCGAGCACTCCCAAAAACGGTGTGAAGAAGGCGTAAAAGCTTTTGAAAAGCTCGGCGGAAGAAACGGCCATCGCATGGATCATGTTCCTTTGAAGGTTCACCAGCTCAAAACCATTCGGTGTCTTTTCGTACCCCGAATAGAGCATCACGTAGGCGATCAGAAAGAAAATCGTTGCCGACCAAAACGGTTGAACCATCCTTTTTCTAGTCTTCATCCAGATATTCTTCATCTTCGCTGAATCTATCTTGTAGATGAACATACCGATCAGACTGCTCACAAAAATCCACGTGTACGCCTGCCAAAAGATCCTCAGATGGACTGGCCTTCCTTTGAGTAGATCCATCGACATGGAAAGCTTTTGATAGAACAACTCGTGCACGGGACCTACCAAGTTGACGAAAACGATGAAAAAGATGAGCATCAACCAAAGAGAACTAGCTTTGAGCAACTTCTTCACATCCACATCCTCATCGACCACACTTTCACGGTTCTTGATCGCATAGATGATCGTCAAAGCCACGATCACAAGAAAACCTGCTATCAACCCTGTGAGCACCGGCGCTCTCATCATTATCCCGATCTCTGCACCCAGAAACGCCAAAAGACCTACGACGATGGAGAGTGAAAAACCACGCTTCAAAAAATCCTTACCGCCAGCCACGTACAGGACCGCGAGCGATATCGCGAAGGAAACTACCCCAACGAACGGAAGAAAGTACTTGGCGGAAACTATCAAATCCGTCTTGATCATCTCGGCGAACACGACCAGCGGCACACCGAGTATGGTGTAGGTGCAGAGTGAATCATAGCCGAGTGCGGCGAGCGCGATCGACTCGACAGGTGAATAACCCAACGCGAGCAAAATCGGAGTTATCACAGTCACAGGCACTGCACCCGCGGCGGAAAGCAACGTACCGAGACCTATCACGATGATGAGCGTTTGAAACAATCTATCCTTCGCACACAGCTTTTTTGAAAAACCAACGATCGTTTCCATCGCACCGGCACTCTCCATGATCGTCAACTGCAACAGAGAAGCGACCACGATGAGCGAAACGGGGAACGAAGCGAGAAAACCTGAAACCGTTGCACGCAGTAGAACTTCGAAAGAACTACGAAAATAAAACAGTGCCAGTGCGAAAGCTGTGAAGAATCCAACGAGCCCAGATCCAACCACCGAAGCTTTCGTGAAGAGGATCATCAACAGAACGACGAACACCGGCGTGAAAGCAACCAAACCGTTCAACGAACATCCTCCCAGGTTATGATAACGCAATTTTTACTTATGAGCTTTCACGAACCCCACTACATTTGTTCTTCTCAATCAATATTTCACTCATAAATTGATCTGAGTTGTGAGTCTGTCCGAACGAATTTTTCGCTCCGTTTTGGATCATTGTGTAATTCGTACCGGCTGGACATTGAGATATTGAGGAAAAACTTAAGATTGGAATTTGAGAGGTGAAATGGAGTTTCATCTTCGAAAGTTTGGTGATCATCTGTGTAGGTGAGTATACGAAAGGTACGCACCTCTTTTTTCTCAATCTCTTTTCATCGAATCTGAATGCACGAATATCGATTTTCTAAAATGCTTGCCAATTCACATTGAGATTCCTGCTGTTCTGAATAATTCCTGAGCATACTGAACACTCATCGATGCCCATTCTTCTTCCACCTGAATTGTTTCTTCCAAAGATCCAGATAGTGGTACCCATAGTTCCAGTATGAAGCTGATATCACCAGCTTTAGAATTTAGATATTCAAGTATCTTCTTTAGGTTCAACTTTCCTCTCCCAAGAGGGCAACCTCTGATTATAAAGCCTTGGTTTTGTTCAGCTCGTTTAATGTCAAAATCTTTGAGGTGAACATTCACAACATACGGTGCCAAAGCATCGATAGCAGTTTCTGGCGTTTCAGGTATACCAAGCAAATTTGCTGTATCAAAACAAATACCAAAGTAAGGATCATTGATCTCGTTAACGATCCTCAGCAGATCTTCTGTAGGGGTTTTCTCATAATTTTCTACGGCGATTTTGATATCTGCTTTCTTGAATTCAGGAAGCAACTCTCTTATAGGCATTAAGATCGATTCATAGTCACAAGAAGATTCAGTTTCAACCGAAAAGTCTGGTAATACACGCAAGATTTTGCTGTTGAAGAAAATGCAGAGTTGAAGGTACATCTTCAGCTTTTCCATGTCCATACCACGCACACCTAACTCAA is a window of Pseudothermotoga sp. DNA encoding:
- a CDS encoding L-lactate permease codes for the protein MNGLVAFTPVFVVLLMILFTKASVVGSGLVGFFTAFALALFYFRSSFEVLLRATVSGFLASFPVSLIVVASLLQLTIMESAGAMETIVGFSKKLCAKDRLFQTLIIVIGLGTLLSAAGAVPVTVITPILLALGYSPVESIALAALGYDSLCTYTILGVPLVVFAEMIKTDLIVSAKYFLPFVGVVSFAISLAVLYVAGGKDFLKRGFSLSIVVGLLAFLGAEIGIMMRAPVLTGLIAGFLVIVALTIIYAIKNRESVVDEDVDVKKLLKASSLWLMLIFFIVFVNLVGPVHELFYQKLSMSMDLLKGRPVHLRIFWQAYTWIFVSSLIGMFIYKIDSAKMKNIWMKTRKRMVQPFWSATIFFLIAYVMLYSGYEKTPNGFELVNLQRNMIHAMAVSSAELFKSFYAFFTPFLGVLGGFVTGTQTSATAMFANYTSETSKLLNLSPILMPAAMAFGSGLASAISPSKLQNAAASIDRIGEEKRVFSKTIPIVLLMASLTAVVSYVLKNYSF
- a CDS encoding sugar phosphate isomerase/epimerase, producing the protein MDVVQIADNCPTHMLSVLERTKVKQKSQEYGIKIELGVRGMDMEKLKMYLQLCIFFNSKILRVLPDFSVETESSCDYESILMPIRELLPEFKKADIKIAVENYEKTPTEDLLRIVNEINDPYFGICFDTANLLGIPETPETAIDALAPYVVNVHLKDFDIKRAEQNQGFIIRGCPLGRGKLNLKKILEYLNSKAGDISFILELWVPLSGSLEETIQVEEEWASMSVQYAQELFRTAGISM